One Bacillota bacterium genomic region harbors:
- a CDS encoding DEAD/DEAH box helicase family protein, producing the protein MANRINFQFDDKLKYQLDAISSVVELFRGAVRQDEGTIYCNLNRIKKFGEGDPVRNPKIVKPTRLLNNLREVQFKNMLVTDNELKDNNFTVEMETGTGKTYVYLRTILELYKTYGFTKFIIVVPSIAIRKGVEKSIEMLREHFKALYDGLDIKNHAFVYDSNNLKKISSSFVETRDLSIVVMNIQAFNKDTNKIRQSDEYGQILWEDIKYISPIVIIDEPQKIEGTAKKKSASLEAIEMINPLFILRYSATHKRLFNQVYKLDSYDAYQNDLVKKIEVKTVHGTIPKDFPYVRYVEFTSDLYARIEIFCVEQGGVIRTKTFKVRGGDSLYECSGYLGQYRNMIVQEDPHKLKKLKISKWDEVLELAVGESNVNIGEEETIRIQIRLAIKSHLEKQYKILKKGYKIKVLTLFFIDAVNKYRDNSAADGRGEYLRIFDEEYSKIIADDRWNKVFKEYPELFKEYKDVYKVREGYFAVDKNKNAVEIENWEDIMDEQKLKAKSQEDIDRGIELILEKKDELISFEEPLAFIFSHSALREGWDNPNVFTLCTLKKSGSDIAKKQEIGRGLRLPVDIYGNRCTDSEVNELTVIANDYYDHFAAALQQDFNENSGFNKNEVTYDVIYTTLKNAGIREDKIMELIEPFKVELMQQGIINKDGILTRDAKKIEAVTFTNETLNEHSIMVKEKFVEAMLAKGTKKIPIKNGDDEPVENGKHSYISEEYFDRLLKELTKRMSKRTMYQVNIDNAAFIEACVSELNEMLRYKRIRYEYDIETGKAEFDEQRKFKMADPYAQKLFDELEGMDTGKSEFEIINYIMYHTMLPRLAIYRIISRLDKKYMLKNQDILDQVTQSIKKKLTDFMSEGVIRYDVIEGYVFDQSTIFEIDQIDRAMLDDAANYIYPTKAEKRKAVNKYYKLDSRGEYRFAERLDEDPDVILYTKLKKGGFVIDTPYGEYSPDWAVIRKGDSNTATLYFIVETKIDKEEKDLTSEEKTKIRCGELHFKAVSEDVKFKWARNYDDFLDKIGAK; encoded by the coding sequence TTGGCTAACCGCATTAACTTTCAATTTGATGACAAGTTGAAGTACCAGCTTGATGCTATTTCTTCGGTGGTTGAACTTTTTAGAGGTGCTGTTCGACAGGATGAGGGGACTATCTACTGCAATTTAAACAGGATTAAAAAGTTTGGCGAAGGTGACCCCGTTCGCAACCCAAAGATTGTGAAGCCTACACGGCTTTTGAACAACCTTCGTGAAGTACAGTTTAAAAATATGCTGGTCACGGACAATGAGCTGAAGGACAACAATTTTACTGTTGAAATGGAAACGGGCACAGGCAAAACCTATGTTTACTTAAGGACTATTTTGGAGCTTTATAAAACGTATGGTTTTACCAAGTTTATAATTGTTGTACCCAGCATAGCGATAAGAAAAGGCGTTGAAAAGAGTATTGAAATGTTAAGAGAACATTTCAAGGCTCTATATGACGGGCTTGACATAAAAAACCATGCCTTTGTTTATGATTCAAACAATCTTAAAAAGATCAGCAGCAGCTTTGTGGAAACCCGAGATTTAAGTATAGTCGTTATGAATATCCAGGCCTTCAATAAAGACACCAACAAGATTCGCCAGTCGGATGAATACGGGCAAATCCTATGGGAGGATATTAAGTATATAAGCCCCATAGTCATTATAGACGAGCCTCAAAAGATTGAAGGTACTGCAAAGAAAAAAAGTGCTTCCCTTGAAGCCATTGAGATGATCAACCCGCTGTTCATACTGCGTTATTCCGCAACCCATAAGCGGCTTTTCAACCAGGTGTACAAGCTGGATTCCTATGACGCTTACCAGAATGACCTGGTGAAAAAGATTGAGGTTAAGACGGTTCATGGCACCATACCGAAGGACTTCCCCTATGTCCGATATGTGGAGTTTACCAGTGACCTGTATGCCAGAATTGAGATTTTCTGTGTTGAACAGGGCGGGGTTATCCGCACGAAAACATTCAAAGTCCGTGGCGGGGATTCTTTATATGAATGTTCTGGATATCTCGGACAATACAGGAACATGATTGTCCAGGAAGATCCGCATAAGCTGAAAAAGCTAAAGATAAGCAAGTGGGATGAAGTTTTGGAACTTGCTGTTGGAGAAAGTAATGTGAACATTGGTGAGGAAGAAACAATTAGGATACAGATAAGGCTTGCCATAAAGAGCCATCTGGAGAAACAATATAAAATTCTCAAAAAAGGCTATAAAATAAAAGTGCTGACGCTTTTTTTCATTGATGCGGTAAATAAATACAGGGACAACAGTGCTGCCGACGGCCGTGGCGAGTACCTGCGGATTTTTGACGAAGAATACTCAAAGATTATTGCAGACGACAGATGGAACAAAGTGTTCAAGGAGTATCCAGAGCTTTTTAAGGAGTACAAAGACGTTTATAAAGTAAGGGAAGGCTATTTTGCTGTAGATAAAAATAAGAATGCCGTTGAGATCGAAAACTGGGAAGACATTATGGATGAGCAAAAGCTCAAGGCCAAGTCCCAGGAAGACATTGACAGGGGTATCGAGCTGATATTGGAGAAAAAGGACGAACTGATTTCCTTCGAAGAACCGCTGGCCTTTATCTTTTCCCACTCGGCTCTCCGGGAGGGTTGGGACAATCCCAATGTATTTACGCTATGCACTTTAAAGAAGAGCGGTTCCGATATAGCTAAAAAGCAGGAAATAGGAAGGGGTTTAAGGCTTCCCGTAGATATATACGGCAATCGCTGCACGGACAGTGAAGTAAATGAACTGACCGTCATTGCAAATGATTACTATGACCACTTTGCTGCTGCACTTCAACAGGATTTCAATGAGAATTCAGGGTTTAACAAGAATGAGGTTACTTATGATGTAATTTATACCACCCTTAAAAATGCTGGTATCCGTGAAGATAAAATCATGGAACTTATTGAACCATTTAAGGTTGAACTGATGCAGCAGGGTATCATCAATAAGGATGGTATCCTTACCAGAGATGCGAAAAAAATAGAAGCTGTTACCTTCACCAATGAAACGCTTAACGAGCACAGCATAATGGTAAAGGAAAAGTTCGTTGAAGCCATGCTTGCAAAGGGCACGAAAAAAATCCCGATTAAAAACGGGGATGATGAACCTGTTGAAAACGGCAAACATAGCTATATTTCAGAGGAGTATTTTGACAGGCTTCTGAAAGAGTTAACCAAGCGTATGTCAAAGCGTACCATGTATCAGGTAAACATTGATAATGCTGCGTTTATAGAGGCGTGTGTTTCTGAATTGAATGAAATGCTTCGGTATAAACGCATAAGGTATGAATACGATATTGAGACAGGAAAGGCCGAATTTGATGAGCAAAGAAAATTTAAAATGGCTGATCCTTATGCACAAAAGCTATTTGATGAGCTTGAGGGGATGGATACGGGGAAAAGCGAATTTGAAATTATCAACTATATCATGTATCACACCATGCTCCCACGTCTTGCGATTTACAGGATAATTTCAAGGCTTGACAAGAAGTATATGCTTAAAAACCAGGATATACTTGACCAGGTAACACAGAGTATAAAGAAAAAACTCACCGATTTCATGTCAGAAGGTGTTATCAGGTATGATGTGATTGAGGGATATGTATTCGACCAATCCACTATTTTTGAAATTGACCAGATAGACAGGGCTATGCTTGATGATGCTGCCAATTATATATATCCAACTAAAGCAGAGAAACGGAAGGCTGTTAATAAGTATTACAAGCTGGACAGCAGAGGAGAGTATAGATTTGCCGAAAGGCTTGATGAAGATCCTGATGTAATTTTGTACACCAAGCTGAAAAAAGGCGGGTTTGTGATCGATACCCCTTACGGCGAATACTCCCCTGACTGGGCGGTAATCCGAAAAGGCGACAGCAATACGGCAACACTTTATTTTATTGTAGAAACAAAGATAGATAAAGAAGAAAAGGACTTGACGAGCGAGGAGAAGACAAAGATCAGATGTGGCGAATTGCATTTTAAAGCTGTTTCGGAAGATGTTAAATTCAAATGGGCAAGAAATTATGATGACTTTTTGGATAAAATCGGTGCCAAATAG